A stretch of DNA from Leopardus geoffroyi isolate Oge1 chromosome B3, O.geoffroyi_Oge1_pat1.0, whole genome shotgun sequence:
CCTATTGGGCAAGAAAGGTCAGATTTTGGCAAAAACTTACGGGACAGCCAACTCTTGTTAAATATGACTGTCTACAAGGTATCAAATGCTGGGAATCAGAATAAAAGCTAAAACAGAACTATGTGAATAAAAACTGAGTTCAGGCTAATGAAATAACAGTTTCTTCCACAAGAAATAAGTAGAAGCAGCTAAAAGCCAAAGTCAAGTAAAGGTTGACTCAATGAGCAAACCAcctgtatttatatttcttacaCTGTTCGTTGAAATGTTTCACTGGCGGTTAGCAGTGATTAGGCCAAGCTGAGAGAGATGCTTTCAGAGCTGGGTTTCCATTTTAAAGGTCTACCaactttaaagaaatgttaaagctAAGTGAAAGTTGGAATGGAGTTTTCCTGGACCAATAGGAACATAGTGTACTGGATCACCAAGTTGAGCAGCAGCATGAAGAGAGTTTTTCTAGAGACTTAATTCCAGCTCCTAGGCGGCTGTTTGGCATTAGGCTTGTGGTAACTTTTCCGAGCCTCAATTTCTCCATTCACAAGAGGGCAATGCAGCTCCTCTCATAACGTCACGAGGCGGGGAGCTGATACAAAACAGAGTGCTGTGGGAATAAAAGCAGTGCGCCAAAGTAAACACATTATTACTGCGATTACTTATAGAATCATTACCCGCTAGGATGAAGCTCCCCACACAAGAGATGAAGCCCGAGAGAAAAGAGTTGAAGGGGAAGGTCCCCACGAGGAGGCAATAACCGAACTGCAGCGCCCCGGTCAGCAGTATGTACAGGAGGTACGCGTCAAGCAACTTCAGACGCTGAGGAGTGGAGCTCAAGTACTCTTCTAAGAACCGCGAGATGACGGACACTACAGACGCCGACATGACTACACACTCGGTCCTCCGGCCTGCCCTCCGCAAACACCTGGCGAAACCGATGGCCACACCGGATGTAGCCTTAGCGCCTGCGCACCGCTGTGGCCCAGCTCCGCCCTTTCCGATTTGCCACTTTGCGCAGGCGTACACGAAGGCCAGGGCGCGAAACAACTAATGCGCAGACGCAGAATACATCCACAGAATGAGCGCTGCGGCCAGAGAAAGCTAATGCGCCTGCGCAATGGATCTGTTCGTGGCCTGGAGACGTGTACTCTTTTTGTCCTACTTCCGCGGTCAGGTTGGTGACGCCCACAGTTGCTCTAGCAACAGGATAGcgtgagaggaagagggggacagGTTTTACAAAGGAAGGCGTAGCTCCCCTAGGATTCGGGCTTTCTTTGGACCACTGGCGTCTTCAAAGATTAACTGGATCGGAAGTGAAGCAATGTCTGGTGCTACCGGGGTTCAGCACCCGAGCCGCCCTAGCTGTTAAGGGCAGATGCCTGTCCCAGATCACTAGGGCAAGTTAAGTTCCCCTTCAGTGAGAAACACCGCTGCTAATCACTGCGCAAGCACCAGTTTACACTTGGTTATGGGCGGAGGGAAGTGTGGGACggatgaaggagggagggagcttgACCTCTACCTGGTCCTGAACTGGACTGAGATCTGGCTCTGGGAGCGCTTACGAATAAGCACAGTAGAACCTAAATTCACATTGTAATTCGGCTAACATTTACTGCTCGCCTCCTCGTAGCGTTGTGCTAAATTGTAGGTACCGTTGGGCCAATCAGAtatggtctcttttttttttttttttaagcttgttttttgagggagagagagagagcgcgcaccagtgagggaggggcagaggtggtggggagaggatccgaagcaggatcggcgctgacagcagcgaacctgatgtggggcttgaactcaggaacctggagattatgacctaaacccaaatcggatgcttaacccgttgacccacccaggggcccttcagATGCGGTCTTAAAGGGGCCTGTGTTTGGGGCGGGGAGCAAGAGAAAACAGTCGATTAATGTGAAGACAATAAATGATCAAGTTTAGCAACCTTTTACTCCAAGCTAGCATCTTGAATCCTGTGTTATATCCCAGGATATCAGCGTCAAAAGTCCCATAAGAGCATTGCTTGGTTCAaaccctaccaccaccaccacccccaactcATTTTGCAGGGGAAACTGAAGGTTTGTGGTTTTGTATTTAACAAGTGGAATTGCCTTTTTTACTTAGcgttttaacttttttaaaaaataagatccacTTTAATTTCTGGCTTTTGCTGCACTTTTAATTTCACATTAATCTGACCTTCCAGCTCAAGTTCATCTCATCTTTCAGCTTCAGGTTGTACATAACCAGGTGCTTTTTAAGCTTATTAACAAATTTGAGCTATCCTAGGTACTCAATCAAAATTCCTAAAGCAGCAAGTAAAGACAAGggttctgcattttcattttttacttgttAAACTGGAAGCTATATCACCATCAACAAATGTGCCATTTAGCAGTGGTGAGGAAAACCTTGGTCAGGttctagaaagaagagaaataattcacGTCCTCAGAAagctttatggggcacctgggtggctcagtcggttaagcgtcagactcttgattttggtcagatcatgatctcacagtcctgagatcaaccCCAGGGTCAGGctccaagcatggagcctgcttgtgattctctctctccttctgcccctaactgctgtgaaaaataatgaattaattaattaaaggaaagaaagctttGCAATCTATTTGAAGAGGTATATTCATATTCACACCCACAGATATTTGCACTGCTGCTATATGAACTTAAGTGAAGTCTAAACTCTCTTATGTTgctgagaagaaaagggaaaaaaagtgtgAATAACCAGGCTGGTTCCCATTTCAGTATAATAAAGCAGGAACCTTCAGTTTCTCTGACAAGTTGAACCTTTCTCCCTGCTTCATCAGCAAGTAGGAGGGTAGCTTTCTCACCAGTATTCAACTTCAGACTTTAAAGGCTAAGCTGATGCCTTTTAATCATTCAGGAGTGAATTTCTCAAGGGGTTTCTGTTCCATCAGCCAGGCTCCTTCCAGCAGTTTCTCCCTTATGCTTTGTCTGCCTTTGATCCATGTCAACTATCATCATTAGCATCTCCACAGGAGCTCCCAAAGGGGGAAAgcagaagagatgaaaaataccaaATTCACTTACCAAGTGCATTCTTTCCTGAGACCTGCAAAGTCAAACACCAATATAATAAACTAAAGCTGTTCTGGACTACTTAAAACATCAAGAAAAGGTCTTGTTCTGTGTTCAGTTTATGATTCTATAATCATAGAAACATTTTTGACTTCTCTGCCGATAGGAAATTGCTAATACTAGTATTGATTTCAATCGTttgtacatttattcatttttttaaatgttctttttgtttgttttagagagagcacagatgaatggggaagagggacagagggagagaaagaatcataagcaggctccatgctcagtgctgagcccgacatgaggctcaagcCCAagaagaccctgggatcatgacctgagccaaaatcaagagttggatgcttaacctactgcaccacccaggcgatCTGATTTCAATagttaaaatcaaaatgttaatatatgtaaaaattcagGGTCAGAATAATGGATAAGAGTGCAGTCTTCCCAGTCAGCCAGTCCTGTGTTGGAACATTGATTCTGCTGTTTACTAATTGTCTAATTCATGACAAGTTAGTCTGGCagctcattttccttttctatgaaatggaaataacaatagCAAGATCATTGGAATGTTATGTTAAAAAGAGAGCCATAGGCCCAAAATGGCACTGCTTAGGCTTAGTCCTCAAACCAGGGCTTAATGCAtaatctaattgcagtttcaacatctcccagaaatgtagtcttaaccaGTCGGGAATTTTTCAGTCAGCACCAGTGAGTCTGCCACACAGGCCCTCTCCATCCCTCAAAGGAAGATAAGACCCCTTgctttcccaccccccccaccatggAAAAGTGGCCTGAACAATCCTTTTCTTTGGCTAATAACTTTCTTGCCCTGCCCTCTTTCTATAAAAACCCCCCATTTTGTAAAACTCCTCAGCATTCCCCTCTATTTGCTAGATGAAATGCTACCCAATTCATGAATCGTTTTAAAACGCCAATTAAGTCTTCAAAATTTACTTGGTTGACTTGTTTTTTAAcagttgtgaggactaaatgagatgtTGACACTAAGCACTTAACATAGTATTtgacactcagtaaatgtttgttcttAACAACCATTAGTACTGGTGATGAACTACGATTCCTCTAGTTCTCTGAATAATTACAAGTTGGGCAAACCACAGAGCCCCAGTATTTTGGGCACGCAAGAGATGGCACTGAAAGACtacaaatttataaattgaaGCTGAAGTCAGAATAGACCTTAGAGGTTTTATTACAAAAACACTGTTGGAGAGGAGAAACTCTTCCCTCAAACCATCTTAGTTCTATTGGCCCTGTAAATTAGActaaaaaaagacagattaacaagagaaaacaaacagaagtttaataacatatGCATCGTATATACACATGGGAGTACCCAGTTATGAGTAACTCAAAGGGGTGGTTAGAACTTGGGCTTATAtcaccttaaaaaacaaaattcagctgagtaCATTTCAAAGATCTTACTAGCTTTATCCAATGATCCATCATCAGGCAATATTCAATCTaacagaaaggagctctgaggagctatacaaaatgaaagacttttataggcagaagggagctgGAACTAGGAAGTTATAATGACAAAAAGCAGATTAGTTATATCAAGGTCACTTTCCTTCAGGGGATGGCAGGGATCTATCAGGCACATTA
This window harbors:
- the DAD1 gene encoding dolichyl-diphosphooligosaccharide--protein glycosyltransferase subunit DAD1 isoform X2, whose protein sequence is MSASVVSVISRFLEEYLSSTPQRLKLLDAYLLYILLTGALQFGYCLLVGTFPFNSFLSGFISCVGSFILAVCLRIQINPQNKADFQGISPERAFADFLFASTILHLVVMNFVG
- the DAD1 gene encoding dolichyl-diphosphooligosaccharide--protein glycosyltransferase subunit DAD1 isoform X1, whose protein sequence is MSASVVSVISRFLEEYLSSTPQRLKLLDAYLLYILLTGALQFGYCLLVGTFPFNSFLSGFISCVGSFILAGSLFAFPWIRAFEMATWTRGFSSDLYFLPTLIWNVGGEPREVPLLLC